In Dasypus novemcinctus isolate mDasNov1 chromosome 10, mDasNov1.1.hap2, whole genome shotgun sequence, one DNA window encodes the following:
- the LOC101447751 gene encoding olfactory receptor 6B9-like, producing MWKMNITNISEFILLGFPSAPWLQFLLFFLFLNIYLFVLLENLVIIFTVWVTVSLHKPMYYFLGTMSFLETWYISVTVPKMLTGFLYHPNTISFLGCMTQLYLLISLGCTECVLLAAMAYDRYVAICWPLRYPVMMTTRFCVQLTISSWASGFAICMAKVYFISQVAFCGNNVLNHFFCDVSPILKLACVDFAMAEMVDFILALIILLFPLSATVLSYAFIVSTILHIPSASGQWKAFSTCASHLTVVVIFYTAVIFMYVRPQAITSFNSNKLISVIYAVLTPMFNPIIYCLRNTEVKQAIRKTMASGRALFLRDSLC from the coding sequence ATGTGGAAGATGAACATCACCAATATTAGTGAGTTCATCCTGTTGGGCTTCCCATCTGCCCCTTGGTTGCagtttctgctcttcttcctcttcctcaacATCTATTTATTTGTGCTATTGGAGAATTTGGTCATCATCTTTACCGTATGGGTCACCGTATCCCTGCATAAGCCCATGTACTATTTTCTGGGCACCATGTCCTTTCTGGAGACCTGGTATATTTCTGTCACGGTGCCCAAGATGTTGACTGGATTCCTATATCATCCCAATACCATCTCTTTCCTCGGCTGCATGACCCAGCTCTATTTATTGATctcacttggctgtactgagtgtGTGCTTTTGGCTGCCATGGCCTATGACCGGTACGTGGCCATATGCTGGCCTCTTCGCTATCCAGTCATGATGACCACAAGGTTTTGTGTTCAGCTGACCATCAGTTCCTGGGCGAGTGGCTTTGCTATCTGCATGgcaaaagtatattttatctcCCAAGTTGCCTTCTGTGGGAACAATGTCTTGAACCACTTCTTCTGTGATGTGTCCCCCATCCTCAAACTGGCCTGCGTGGACTTTGCTATGGCTGAGATGGTGGACTTTATCCTGGCTCTCATCATCCTTCTGTTTCCTCTCTCAGCCACTGTCCTCTCCTATGCCTTCAttgtctctaccatcctccacaTACCCTCAGCCAGTGGACAGTGGAAGGCCTTCTCTACCTGTGCCTCTCACCTTACAGTGGTGGTCATCTTCTACACAGCTGTGATCTTCATGTATGTCCGACCTCAGGCCATTACCTCTTTCAACTCCAACAAATTGATTTCAGTCATATATGCAGTCTTAACTCCCATGTTCAACCCTATCATCTATTGCCTGCGGAACACGGAGGTCAAGCAAGCCATCCGAAAGACCATGGCCAGTGGCCGAGCCCTTTTCTTGAGAGATTCTCTTTGCTGA